From Desulfonatronum thioautotrophicum, the proteins below share one genomic window:
- a CDS encoding 3-oxoacyl-ACP synthase III family protein yields the protein MGTSIRGIEYYLPEKIVDNIQLEKEFANWSADKIEQKVGIRERHIAAENETALDLAVCAGEKILADYDPKKIDFVLFCTQSPDYFLPPNACILQDRLQLSTSVGAFDFNLACSGYVYGLALAKSLIGSGLARNILLITSETYSKHIHEKDQANRTIFGDGASATILEHSDIEKIGAFSLGTDGRGYDKLIVPCGGMRKRALADPECIEDGSGSCRTENNLHMNGPDIFNFTIEVVPKVVDDVLKKNGHGLDDVDYVVFHQANKYMLEYLRKKIKIDPNKFYLNILNTGNTVSSSIPIALKNCFDEDIVKTGDKVLLLGFGAGLSWGGTVIEI from the coding sequence ATGGGGACAAGTATTCGAGGCATTGAGTATTATCTTCCAGAGAAAATTGTTGACAACATCCAATTAGAAAAGGAATTCGCGAATTGGAGCGCGGATAAAATTGAACAGAAAGTTGGCATTCGTGAACGTCATATCGCAGCGGAAAATGAGACGGCCCTGGATTTGGCTGTCTGTGCTGGTGAAAAAATTCTTGCCGATTATGATCCTAAAAAAATTGACTTTGTTCTGTTCTGTACGCAGAGCCCAGACTATTTCCTTCCACCCAATGCCTGTATCTTGCAAGACAGGTTGCAATTATCGACTTCAGTTGGCGCATTCGACTTTAATCTGGCCTGTTCTGGATATGTATACGGGTTGGCTTTAGCCAAGAGCCTGATCGGATCAGGACTTGCCCGGAACATTCTTCTCATCACATCTGAAACCTATTCAAAACATATTCACGAAAAAGATCAGGCGAACCGGACGATTTTTGGAGACGGGGCCAGCGCTACGATTTTGGAACATTCAGATATAGAAAAAATAGGGGCTTTTTCCCTGGGTACAGATGGCCGCGGGTATGACAAGCTGATTGTACCGTGTGGCGGAATGCGGAAACGCGCCCTTGCGGACCCTGAATGCATCGAAGATGGATCAGGGAGTTGCAGAACCGAGAACAATTTACATATGAATGGCCCCGATATTTTTAATTTTACGATTGAGGTCGTACCTAAAGTTGTGGATGATGTCCTGAAAAAAAATGGGCACGGGCTGGATGATGTTGATTATGTGGTTTTTCATCAGGCAAACAAGTACATGCTTGAATACTTGCGTAAAAAGATAAAAATTGATCCAAACAAATTTTATCTTAATATTTTAAATACAGGCAATACAGTATCTTCTTCTATTCCCATTGCATTAAAAAACTGCTTCGATGAAGATATTGTAAAGACCGGCGATAAAGTTTTGTTGCTTGGCTTTGGTGCTGGGCTTTCCTGGGGTGGAACTGTTATAGAGATTTGA
- a CDS encoding acyltransferase encodes MLRNLCKRCGNGVSLVLAYPCAVLCWLERRLHPVGEELFLFWGQFFALVPGLPGVYLRRAFYRLTLSSCSAACYLGYGTYFTHRTAHVESGVYVGSYTLIGCAWLHTGCLIGSRASVLSSGQLHSLDEHGHWGPADRSQSRMTHIGEYSWLGEGAIVMADIGSGAMVAAGAVVSASVPDHVLVAGNPARFVRRLDVSPPPPPETHCSTDRAVSRDQTGAAT; translated from the coding sequence ATGCTCCGAAACTTGTGCAAACGTTGCGGGAATGGGGTCAGTCTGGTGCTGGCGTACCCTTGCGCCGTGCTGTGCTGGCTCGAACGCCGGCTGCACCCGGTGGGCGAAGAGCTGTTCTTGTTCTGGGGGCAGTTCTTCGCGCTCGTGCCCGGTCTGCCCGGCGTCTACCTGCGCCGAGCGTTTTATCGGCTGACCCTGTCATCGTGCTCCGCCGCGTGTTACCTCGGATACGGGACATACTTCACGCACCGCACGGCCCACGTAGAATCCGGGGTCTATGTCGGCAGCTATACCCTGATCGGCTGCGCGTGGCTGCACACGGGCTGCCTGATCGGTAGCCGGGCAAGTGTGCTGAGCAGTGGCCAACTGCACTCTTTGGACGAACACGGCCATTGGGGACCAGCCGACCGTTCGCAGTCGAGGATGACGCACATCGGCGAGTATAGTTGGCTGGGCGAAGGGGCCATTGTCATGGCGGACATCGGTTCCGGGGCGATGGTCGCCGCCGGTGCGGTGGTGTCGGCTTCGGTTCCGGACCATGTGTTGGTGGCGGGCAACCCCGCCCGGTTCGTGCGGCGCCTGGACGTTTCGCCCCCGCCGCCTCCAGAGACCCACTGCTCCACGGATCGAGCGGTTAGCCGGGATCAAACCGGAGCCGCAACGTGA
- a CDS encoding phosphotransferase encodes MNKKSVWKAIENELVAQRQAIFGSEARIQIRGVEYVSSPYTLVYKLKIVVDDTTKFFFAKCISSDFLNQTALYRLETEYAVLTKLRQSFEAFPDLGVVRPVAILPKVCTLLTEAEEGDPLENLINPACRFYRVKLSPRALAGCFRAGRWLQEFQKTTFVGNGAFDCDEYLKYCGARLEWLRKRSVPGIENHSYPQLKRILNKAVTGNTAPGHRITGRHNDFAPHNIIERENHISVLDFTMFDNSSRYYDMCNFWCKLDKMKDNWYISNGFVDRLQDSFLEGYGDSDGVTHPLFLMVRIRLALVDLVQAYSDMEKDGKPTSPAKGNKCHHAQNNLHALLAKASA; translated from the coding sequence ATGAATAAAAAGTCAGTGTGGAAAGCTATTGAGAACGAGTTGGTAGCGCAGCGACAGGCAATTTTCGGGTCAGAGGCGAGGATTCAGATCCGTGGAGTGGAGTATGTCTCTTCACCCTATACCCTGGTCTATAAGTTAAAAATAGTTGTAGACGATACAACCAAGTTCTTTTTCGCCAAGTGCATCTCCAGTGACTTCCTGAATCAAACAGCTTTGTACCGACTTGAGACGGAATATGCTGTCTTGACAAAGTTGCGGCAATCTTTCGAAGCATTCCCGGACCTGGGCGTTGTCCGTCCCGTTGCCATCTTGCCCAAGGTATGCACCCTGCTTACCGAAGCGGAAGAAGGAGATCCCCTGGAAAACCTGATCAACCCAGCCTGTCGTTTCTACCGCGTCAAGCTGTCGCCCAGGGCGCTTGCTGGGTGTTTCCGGGCTGGCAGATGGCTTCAGGAATTCCAAAAAACAACCTTTGTCGGCAACGGTGCGTTTGATTGCGACGAATACCTGAAGTATTGTGGAGCAAGGCTGGAATGGTTGAGGAAGCGGTCTGTTCCCGGTATCGAAAATCACAGTTATCCCCAGCTGAAGCGCATTTTGAACAAGGCCGTCACCGGGAATACTGCTCCCGGACACCGCATAACCGGCAGGCACAATGATTTTGCCCCGCATAATATTATTGAGCGGGAGAATCACATCAGCGTGCTTGACTTCACGATGTTCGATAATTCATCCCGTTATTACGATATGTGCAATTTCTGGTGTAAACTGGATAAAATGAAAGACAACTGGTATATTTCAAATGGGTTTGTCGATAGGCTGCAGGACAGCTTTCTTGAGGGGTACGGCGATAGCGACGGCGTAACGCATCCACTTTTTTTGATGGTGCGGATACGTTTGGCCCTCGTTGATCTGGTACAGGCATATTCAGACATGGAAAAAGATGGAAAGCCAACCTCACCTGCTAAAGGAAATAAATGCCACCATGCACAGAACAACTTGCATGCCCTTCTGGCCAAAGCATCAGCCTAG
- a CDS encoding SDR family NAD(P)-dependent oxidoreductase, translating to MSDLRRTLITGTSRGLGRALAEHLLAQGDRVVGCARGETAIQHERYTHLQADVTDPADVRRVFQQVRQTLRGLDVLINNAGVGRMLPVALTPADTAQRMMDVNFLAAFQMTHGAIRLLRDSPAGRIVNMTTVAVPLRLEGEAIYAAAKAALEMFTRILAKEVGPLGITCNAVGPSPIRTDLIRNVPEDKLQALIDRQAVRQWAEPRDVVHVVDFYLSPASRMITGQVIYLGGIG from the coding sequence ATGAGTGACCTACGCCGGACGTTGATCACCGGAACCAGCCGCGGGTTGGGCCGGGCCTTGGCCGAACATTTGCTGGCGCAGGGCGACCGGGTTGTGGGCTGTGCCCGCGGCGAGACGGCTATCCAGCACGAGCGCTACACGCATCTCCAGGCCGACGTGACCGACCCGGCGGACGTGCGGCGCGTGTTCCAGCAGGTCCGGCAGACGTTGCGTGGCTTGGACGTTCTGATCAACAACGCGGGCGTGGGCCGGATGCTGCCAGTGGCGCTGACGCCCGCCGACACGGCCCAGCGAATGATGGACGTGAATTTCCTGGCCGCTTTCCAGATGACCCACGGGGCGATTCGGCTGCTGCGCGATTCGCCCGCGGGCCGGATTGTGAATATGACGACCGTGGCCGTGCCGTTGCGTCTGGAGGGTGAAGCGATCTATGCCGCGGCGAAAGCCGCATTGGAAATGTTCACGCGGATTCTGGCCAAGGAAGTGGGCCCATTGGGCATCACCTGCAACGCCGTGGGGCCGAGTCCGATCCGCACCGATTTGATTCGGAATGTGCCCGAGGACAAGCTGCAAGCCTTGATCGACCGGCAAGCGGTCCGGCAGTGGGCCGAGCCTCGAGACGTTGTCCATGTGGTGGATTTCTACCTGAGTCCTGCCAGCAGGATGATCACTGGCCAGGTAATTTACTTGGGAGGGATAGGTTAA
- a CDS encoding AAC(3) family N-acetyltransferase: MFGFESRTFNRTTPAAMRQGFVSLGIPEGSVICIHSSLRGLGHIVGGPRAVILALQEAVPGCTIIMPTFPFSGTMLEHIRSQPGPFDPTHTPSKSGLLSETLRNMPGTIRGIHPTHSCAAIGPRAQELLEGSENCPTPFGPDSAYGRFAWDKDAYLLLINTNNASIVHCIQEKVAMPNLFLDEPALVDGLDEKGRLRTYQVSVHQPRVPLYVAMAGKNNKGLQFIWFPDYCLLFPEKHGKDVLEEIENPESRDVLLNRHDDFLAQKIYRQARIKGCEIMAVHVQPWIERIAGDVASSIAKVLCVVRHDHPQSLP, from the coding sequence TTGTTTGGTTTTGAAAGCAGGACATTCAACCGAACGACCCCCGCGGCCATGCGGCAGGGTTTTGTCTCGTTGGGCATTCCAGAAGGGTCGGTGATCTGCATTCACAGCAGCCTGAGAGGGCTGGGCCATATTGTTGGTGGGCCGAGGGCCGTTATTCTGGCCCTTCAAGAGGCTGTGCCCGGTTGCACCATCATCATGCCCACCTTCCCCTTTTCCGGAACCATGCTGGAGCACATCAGGTCACAGCCCGGCCCGTTTGATCCCACCCACACCCCGTCCAAAAGCGGTCTGCTTTCCGAAACCCTGCGCAATATGCCGGGAACAATTCGCGGCATCCACCCTACTCATTCCTGCGCAGCCATCGGCCCCAGGGCCCAGGAGCTTCTGGAAGGCAGCGAGAACTGCCCGACCCCGTTCGGACCAGATTCGGCCTACGGCCGATTTGCCTGGGACAAGGACGCCTACCTGCTGCTGATCAACACCAACAACGCGAGCATTGTCCATTGTATTCAGGAAAAGGTGGCCATGCCCAACCTGTTTCTGGACGAACCGGCCTTGGTTGACGGACTGGACGAGAAGGGGAGGCTCAGAACCTACCAGGTCAGCGTGCATCAACCCAGAGTGCCGCTGTACGTAGCCATGGCGGGAAAGAACAACAAGGGGCTGCAATTTATCTGGTTTCCGGATTATTGCCTGCTGTTTCCGGAAAAACACGGGAAAGATGTTTTAGAGGAGATTGAAAATCCAGAGTCCCGAGACGTTCTGCTCAACCGGCACGACGATTTTCTTGCACAGAAAATATACAGACAGGCCCGGATCAAGGGGTGTGAAATAATGGCGGTGCATGTCCAGCCCTGGATTGAACGAATTGCTGGGGATGTTGCATCGAGTATCGCCAAGGTCTTGTGTGTTGTTCGACACGATCATCCCCAGAGTTTGCCGTAA
- a CDS encoding phosphopantetheine-binding protein — MLTNDFLEKLQVAIELEDSQLTLETDLTQLDVYDSMAKLSVITLVDESFGKTLPDEDLRKVTTVKSLMELIGLEKFN, encoded by the coding sequence ATGTTGACCAATGATTTTCTGGAAAAGTTACAGGTAGCGATAGAACTTGAGGACTCACAGCTTACGTTGGAGACCGACTTAACCCAGCTTGATGTCTATGACTCGATGGCAAAACTATCGGTGATAACTTTGGTTGACGAATCCTTCGGCAAGACCTTGCCCGACGAGGATTTGCGAAAAGTGACCACGGTAAAAAGTTTGATGGAGCTGATAGGTCTAGAAAAATTCAACTAA
- a CDS encoding AAC(3) family N-acetyltransferase encodes MLDNLGIEHGDRVLVHSGISNLGKIRGGAAGLLALLQKKVGPEGLLLFPVFPFNSLMLSYLQTQPEFSAQTSPSKMGTLTEVVLRTPGRVRSVHPTHSVAGFGTQAHFYLGEHHQDETPFGPHSPFRRIAENAGKILLLGVGLRSATSLHVTEDRMGGEFPVNVYLDRPFTVSCSSDNGETYLVKTSCHDPFISGVRDGNLVEEDFLSQGIYKKIALGNHFAGILDARAMDTRLEHLARKGITIYGKLWG; translated from the coding sequence GTGCTCGATAATTTGGGCATTGAGCACGGTGATCGCGTCCTGGTGCATAGCGGTATCAGCAATCTTGGAAAAATCCGAGGCGGTGCCGCAGGTCTTTTGGCGCTTTTGCAAAAGAAGGTCGGCCCTGAAGGGCTGCTGCTTTTTCCCGTTTTTCCTTTTAACAGCCTGATGCTTTCATACCTCCAAACACAACCGGAGTTCAGTGCCCAAACGTCGCCGAGCAAAATGGGTACGTTGACCGAGGTTGTATTGCGAACTCCGGGCAGGGTCCGTAGCGTTCACCCGACACATTCCGTGGCAGGTTTCGGGACGCAAGCGCATTTTTACCTGGGTGAGCATCATCAGGACGAAACCCCCTTTGGCCCGCATTCCCCATTCCGGCGCATTGCGGAAAATGCCGGAAAAATTCTTCTCCTCGGAGTCGGGTTGCGGAGCGCCACGAGCCTGCATGTTACGGAGGATCGCATGGGAGGTGAATTCCCGGTCAACGTTTACCTTGACCGCCCATTCACCGTTTCCTGCTCTTCAGATAACGGAGAAACGTATCTGGTGAAAACATCCTGCCATGATCCGTTTATATCCGGAGTGCGCGACGGAAATCTTGTGGAAGAGGATTTTCTGAGCCAGGGCATCTATAAGAAAATAGCCCTCGGCAACCATTTCGCGGGAATTCTTGACGCGCGGGCCATGGATACGCGCCTGGAGCATCTGGCCCGCAAGGGCATAACGATTTACGGCAAACTCTGGGGATGA
- a CDS encoding acyltransferase family protein gives MTTPRLTCIDWLKCLGMLLIVLGHTGGTSAQTVFPATPKQLGVALFFFVLGFVLARDQRRPGRVVYNRLFDVYLFGGLCAVCLSAIMLVHSGTLNKSNYLPLLGGVNVVFNFYPANPSLWYLGTYLHLLLLWFVLARHWRIRAWMLVASAGIEIAVRALLFAAHTDYIAYMLLTNWITVFLAGMAAGQRWKEPPPRWTLAVGVTLLTGLFFIWSPAIQQFSLLPGFPFGRVVAGGQASSLLLTSACVSALYLGATWLVFQVTRHLGDFGLVRFLARNTLVVFLLQMPLIFALSPYVHAVVQPGPVRILVNLAIYYLGLALFSEVLRHVLQPRRLRDWLAARWNPPAAPKLADGTT, from the coding sequence GTGACGACGCCCCGGTTGACGTGCATCGACTGGCTGAAGTGTCTGGGGATGTTGCTGATTGTCCTGGGGCACACCGGCGGGACCAGCGCGCAGACGGTCTTCCCGGCGACGCCCAAGCAACTGGGTGTCGCCTTGTTCTTCTTCGTCCTGGGTTTCGTTCTGGCGCGGGATCAGCGCCGGCCTGGGCGGGTCGTATACAACCGCTTGTTTGACGTATACCTGTTCGGCGGACTGTGCGCCGTGTGTCTGAGCGCCATCATGCTGGTGCACAGCGGCACCCTGAACAAGAGCAACTACCTGCCGCTGCTGGGTGGCGTGAACGTCGTGTTTAATTTCTACCCCGCCAACCCGTCCCTGTGGTACCTGGGCACCTATCTGCACTTGTTGCTGCTCTGGTTTGTGTTGGCCCGGCATTGGCGAATTCGGGCATGGATGCTGGTCGCGAGCGCAGGCATCGAGATCGCGGTGCGTGCTCTGCTGTTTGCGGCGCACACGGATTACATCGCCTATATGCTGTTGACCAACTGGATCACGGTCTTCCTGGCAGGCATGGCGGCGGGCCAGCGCTGGAAGGAGCCGCCGCCGCGGTGGACCTTGGCAGTCGGTGTGACCCTGCTGACCGGGCTGTTCTTCATCTGGTCGCCGGCCATCCAACAGTTCTCCCTGCTGCCCGGCTTTCCCTTTGGCCGCGTGGTCGCCGGTGGCCAGGCGTCTTCGTTGCTTCTGACCTCTGCCTGCGTGAGTGCGCTGTACCTGGGCGCCACCTGGCTCGTGTTTCAGGTTACACGGCATCTGGGCGATTTTGGTCTGGTCCGCTTCCTGGCCCGCAATACGCTGGTTGTCTTTCTGCTTCAAATGCCGCTGATCTTTGCGCTGTCTCCCTACGTGCACGCCGTCGTTCAACCGGGGCCGGTGCGCATCCTGGTCAACCTGGCGATCTACTACTTGGGCCTGGCCCTCTTTTCGGAGGTCCTTCGTCACGTCCTCCAGCCCCGCCGGCTGCGGGATTGGCTGGCAGCTCGATGGAACCCGCCTGCGGCGCCGAAACTTGCGGACGGCACGACGTGA
- a CDS encoding acyl carrier protein — protein MNEKTIEYSLIESVVLQAIKNLNQARQPDAQLPVSVDSVLFGRGSPLDSLGLVSLLIDIEEAFRDEGWEISLSDERAMSQQRSPFLSVSTLIAYIEGLRAADSNHE, from the coding sequence ATGAATGAAAAGACTATCGAATACAGCTTGATAGAGTCGGTTGTGTTGCAGGCGATCAAGAACCTTAACCAGGCGCGGCAACCTGATGCGCAGCTGCCTGTGTCGGTGGATTCGGTGCTGTTCGGGCGGGGCAGTCCGCTGGATTCTTTGGGGCTGGTATCTCTGCTGATCGACATTGAGGAAGCCTTCCGCGACGAGGGCTGGGAGATCTCGCTGAGCGACGAACGGGCCATGTCACAGCAGCGCAGTCCTTTCCTGAGCGTCTCGACGTTAATCGCGTATATCGAAGGGCTTCGCGCGGCAGATAGTAACCATGAGTGA
- a CDS encoding ANL family adenylate-forming protein, whose amino-acid sequence MDYLIDQLEKHGDSLAVARGEETTSYSELLSRFHGWRRRLANAAMPPGSVVSVEGEYATDTIAAFLAVIQARHIAVPLSSDSKVRHAKFLTSAQVEWRIELDCDECRLTRTGTAADHPLYRQLREAGHPGLVLFTSGSTGENKAAVHDCVPLLEKFHTPRRQLRTLVFLQLDHIGGVNTLLYALANGGTVVVPSERSAAAVCAAIARHRVELLPTSPTFLNLLLLSEEYQRHDLSSLHLITYGTEPMPLSTLQRLHEAFPDVKLQQTYGMTEFGILRSKSRDSGSLWVRVGGEGFETKVVDGRLWVRARSAMLGYLNAPNPFDADGFLDTGDRVEVDGDWLRILGRDSEIINVGGSKVFPAEVESVLLDLAGVADVAVRGEPHPLTGQIVSATVKLTRPEPLPEFKLRMRQHCRNQLPPYAVPARVQLTDSPLYTERFKRRR is encoded by the coding sequence ATGGACTACCTCATTGATCAATTGGAAAAACACGGGGATTCGTTGGCTGTGGCGCGGGGCGAAGAGACCACGTCCTACTCGGAACTGCTGTCGCGATTTCATGGCTGGCGTCGGCGTTTGGCGAATGCCGCGATGCCGCCGGGCAGTGTGGTCAGCGTCGAAGGCGAGTACGCCACGGACACGATCGCAGCCTTCTTGGCGGTGATCCAGGCGCGGCATATCGCCGTACCCTTGTCCTCGGATTCCAAAGTCCGCCATGCAAAGTTCCTGACGTCGGCCCAAGTCGAATGGCGGATCGAACTGGATTGCGACGAATGTCGGTTGACGCGGACCGGCACTGCTGCCGACCATCCGCTGTACCGGCAATTGCGCGAGGCCGGTCACCCGGGATTGGTCCTGTTCACGTCCGGGTCGACCGGCGAGAACAAGGCGGCGGTCCACGACTGCGTACCTTTGTTGGAGAAATTCCACACGCCGCGACGGCAGTTGCGGACGCTGGTCTTCCTGCAATTGGATCACATCGGCGGTGTGAATACGCTCTTATACGCTTTGGCCAATGGCGGGACAGTGGTGGTACCGTCCGAACGTTCGGCGGCAGCGGTTTGCGCCGCGATCGCCCGCCACCGAGTGGAACTGCTTCCCACCTCGCCCACCTTTCTGAACCTGCTGTTGCTGAGCGAAGAATACCAGCGGCATGATTTGTCGTCGCTGCATCTGATCACCTACGGCACCGAGCCGATGCCGCTCAGCACGCTGCAGCGTTTGCACGAGGCATTTCCGGACGTGAAGCTCCAACAGACCTATGGCATGACGGAGTTTGGGATCCTGCGTTCCAAGTCGCGTGATTCCGGATCGCTTTGGGTGCGGGTGGGCGGGGAGGGCTTCGAAACCAAGGTCGTCGACGGACGATTGTGGGTCCGCGCCCGGTCGGCCATGCTGGGCTACCTGAATGCGCCCAACCCGTTTGATGCCGACGGCTTCCTGGATACGGGCGATCGTGTCGAGGTGGACGGGGATTGGCTGCGGATCCTGGGGCGGGACAGCGAGATCATCAACGTCGGCGGCAGCAAGGTGTTCCCGGCCGAGGTGGAGAGCGTGCTGCTGGACTTGGCCGGGGTCGCCGACGTCGCCGTCCGGGGGGAGCCACACCCGCTGACCGGCCAGATTGTGTCCGCCACCGTAAAACTGACTCGGCCCGAACCGCTCCCGGAATTCAAGCTGCGCATGCGGCAGCACTGCCGGAACCAGTTGCCGCCCTATGCCGTCCCGGCCCGCGTCCAACTGACGGACAGCCCCCTGTATACCGAACGCTTCAAACGCCGCAGGTGA